A genomic segment from Lujinxingia sediminis encodes:
- a CDS encoding ATP-dependent DNA helicase RecG, producing the protein MADASPNIPGRLTLRLLQPHPLGLERLRGIGPKTAARMRERGILDQLHLLLHMPRKYRPTYRFWPGHELVERRASFVEVIGQITHVLPPARHSRAPLEVRLQVDDAEFKLIWFNLAFPGFVKKFQPGDWMRVEGKLDHDRAPAQMVHPAFDILKSREARPPQTEVVPIYSSMEEVRDSLIHPAITESFSLLHADLEESVPLNLLRQHELPTLAEALKTIHVLTPYDDLDRFREDLSTARNRLIYQEFFDLQLALTRRYVAQRRAANASRLTERELGRELLKKIPFDLTGDQKSAIATIADDLATRIPMRRLLQGDVGSGKTVVALLAAAIAIANGHQVAILAPTEILARQHSRNAHALFTALNIPHALLVGAQGTAERRDTLQALANGDIGLIVGTHALVQDDVAFKNLALVIIDEQHKFGVDQRDALLAKGQDPHLLAMTATPIPRSLAHAVFGDLDLTLIREKPPGRKPVRTELRDRTRAPKIYDYVKKRILETGEQAYFVYPLVEASDAVSNRRSVTEEAERLANGPLKGLRLGILHGRMDGTAKDAVMQRFSNGDIDVLCATTVVEVGVDVPNATIMVIENPEVFGLSQLHQLRGRVGRGSVDSMCILITGFTLTEDAELRLQAFTTTDDGFKLAETDLAIRGPGLFLGVKQAGLPEFRFGDVLRDAHWLQTARHDARRILLGDASR; encoded by the coding sequence ATGGCCGACGCCTCCCCCAACATCCCGGGCCGCCTCACCCTGCGCCTCCTCCAGCCCCACCCCCTGGGGCTGGAGCGCCTGCGCGGCATCGGCCCTAAAACTGCAGCCCGCATGCGCGAGCGCGGCATCCTGGACCAGCTGCATCTCCTGCTGCACATGCCGCGCAAATACCGCCCCACCTATCGCTTCTGGCCCGGTCATGAGCTCGTCGAACGCCGCGCCTCCTTCGTCGAAGTCATCGGCCAGATCACCCACGTCCTACCCCCCGCTCGCCACAGCCGCGCCCCCCTCGAAGTCCGCCTCCAGGTCGACGACGCCGAGTTCAAACTCATCTGGTTTAACCTCGCCTTCCCCGGCTTCGTCAAAAAGTTCCAACCCGGCGACTGGATGCGCGTCGAAGGCAAGCTCGACCACGACCGTGCCCCCGCACAAATGGTCCATCCGGCCTTCGACATTCTCAAATCCCGGGAAGCGCGCCCCCCTCAAACCGAAGTCGTCCCCATCTACAGCTCCATGGAAGAGGTGCGCGACTCGCTGATCCATCCCGCCATCACCGAGAGCTTTTCTCTGCTGCACGCCGACCTCGAAGAAAGCGTCCCTCTCAACCTCCTCCGCCAGCACGAGCTCCCCACCCTGGCCGAAGCACTCAAAACGATCCACGTCCTCACCCCCTACGACGATCTGGACCGTTTCCGCGAAGATCTCTCTACCGCCCGTAACCGCCTGATCTATCAAGAGTTCTTCGACCTCCAACTTGCACTCACGCGCCGCTACGTCGCCCAGCGTCGCGCCGCCAACGCCTCGCGCCTCACCGAACGCGAACTCGGCCGCGAGCTCCTCAAAAAGATCCCCTTCGATCTCACTGGCGATCAGAAGTCCGCTATCGCCACCATCGCCGACGACCTCGCCACCCGCATCCCCATGCGCCGACTCCTCCAGGGTGACGTCGGCAGCGGCAAGACCGTCGTCGCACTCCTCGCCGCTGCTATCGCCATTGCCAACGGCCACCAGGTCGCGATCCTCGCCCCCACCGAGATCCTCGCCCGCCAACACAGCCGCAACGCACACGCCCTCTTCACCGCCCTCAACATCCCCCACGCCCTCCTTGTTGGCGCGCAGGGCACAGCCGAACGCCGTGACACCCTCCAGGCCCTCGCAAACGGCGACATCGGCCTCATCGTCGGCACCCATGCCCTCGTCCAGGATGACGTCGCCTTCAAAAACCTCGCGCTCGTCATCATCGACGAACAGCACAAATTCGGCGTCGACCAACGCGACGCCCTCCTCGCCAAAGGCCAGGATCCCCACCTCCTGGCCATGACCGCAACCCCCATCCCCCGCTCCTTAGCCCACGCCGTCTTCGGCGACCTCGACCTCACCCTCATCCGCGAAAAGCCCCCCGGTCGTAAACCCGTTCGCACCGAGCTCCGCGACCGCACCCGCGCTCCCAAAATCTACGACTACGTAAAAAAACGCATCCTCGAGACCGGTGAACAGGCCTACTTCGTCTACCCCCTGGTCGAAGCCAGCGACGCCGTCTCCAACCGCCGCTCCGTCACAGAAGAAGCCGAACGCCTCGCCAACGGCCCCCTCAAAGGTCTGCGCCTGGGCATCCTCCACGGCCGCATGGACGGCACCGCCAAAGACGCCGTCATGCAACGCTTCTCCAACGGCGACATCGACGTCCTCTGTGCCACCACCGTCGTCGAAGTCGGCGTCGACGTCCCCAACGCCACCATCATGGTCATCGAAAACCCCGAAGTCTTCGGTCTCAGCCAACTTCATCAGCTCCGCGGTCGTGTCGGCCGCGGCTCCGTCGACTCCATGTGCATCCTCATCACAGGCTTCACCCTCACCGAAGACGCCGAGCTCCGCCTGCAGGCCTTCACCACCACCGACGACGGATTTAAACTGGCCGAAACCGACCTCGCCATCCGCGGTCCCGGCCTCTTCCTCGGCGTCAAACAAGCCGGCCTCCCCGAGTTCCGCTTCGGTGACGTCCTCCGCGACGCCCACTGGCTCCAGACCGCCCGCCACGACGCACGCCGTATCCTCCTGGGAGACGCTTCCCGATGA
- a CDS encoding tetratricopeptide repeat protein, translated as MSSPRHPIAALCTLLAFSMLATSAFAQDEPTADELAQQYFDEGASFFIEGNYARAILSFRRAFDQRPDPMILYNMSLAHSRLGNHREAYETTLATQRMEGLPEQAKVRVDARANALFVVVNAEELAPRIAAITAAEKSAERTSAQSSQPGLSIAPPLDLDRQPEGMGLVGWAGVGTTVVGAGLLTGALLVDRSLASDIEAYQQASDQGRLSDYNELRADIESRANTGKILLYSGAGAAALGLGMWIFGVTSAADSNIDVAFAPDGSSGLVRFSTTF; from the coding sequence ATGTCTTCGCCACGCCACCCCATCGCCGCGCTCTGCACGCTCCTGGCCTTCTCCATGCTCGCCACCTCGGCCTTCGCCCAGGATGAGCCCACCGCCGACGAACTCGCCCAGCAATACTTCGACGAGGGCGCTAGCTTCTTTATCGAGGGCAACTACGCTCGCGCGATCCTCTCCTTTCGTCGCGCCTTCGATCAACGCCCCGACCCCATGATCCTCTACAACATGTCCCTGGCACACTCGCGCCTGGGCAACCATCGCGAGGCCTACGAGACCACCCTCGCGACGCAGCGCATGGAAGGCCTGCCCGAACAGGCAAAAGTCCGTGTCGATGCCCGCGCCAACGCCCTCTTCGTCGTCGTCAACGCCGAAGAGCTCGCCCCACGCATCGCCGCCATCACCGCCGCTGAAAAATCCGCGGAGCGGACCTCCGCCCAATCCTCTCAGCCGGGCCTCTCCATCGCGCCCCCGCTCGATCTCGACAGGCAACCTGAAGGCATGGGCCTTGTAGGCTGGGCTGGCGTGGGCACCACTGTAGTCGGTGCCGGACTCCTCACCGGCGCCCTCCTCGTCGACCGCAGCCTGGCCAGCGACATCGAAGCGTACCAGCAGGCTTCCGATCAGGGCCGCCTCAGCGACTACAACGAGCTTCGCGCCGACATCGAGAGCCGCGCCAACACCGGTAAAATCCTCCTCTACTCCGGCGCCGGTGCTGCAGCCCTCGGCCTCGGTATGTGGATCTTCGGCGTAACCTCCGCCGCTGACTCCAACATCGACGTCGCCTTCGCTCCCGACGGATCCTCCGGCCTGGTTCGCTTCTCTACCACCTTCTAA
- a CDS encoding bile acid:sodium symporter family protein, whose product MEESVLTSVVLPLSLFIIMLGMGLSLVVDDFRRVVVYPKAVAVGLTNQLVLLPLVGLGLAVAFGLSAEMAVGLMIIAACPGGVTSNLITHVSRGDTALSITLTAISGFVTVVTIPLIIVFSLGFFMGEATTVQLPLAQTIGQIVGITVLPVSLGMLLRWRKPALADRLERPARVGSVVVFVVLLIGIIAANIEVLRNHFGELAAVTIGLNVAMLLIGFWSSKLLKLELAQALAISIESGMQNGTLAIVIATSILMQGQMAVPGGIYSLVMFATGGAMMAYFGRKGAELAAEDEVVAVEAA is encoded by the coding sequence ATGGAAGAGAGTGTCCTGACGTCGGTGGTGCTGCCTCTGTCGCTCTTTATCATCATGCTGGGGATGGGGTTGTCGTTGGTGGTGGACGATTTCCGGCGAGTGGTGGTGTATCCGAAGGCGGTCGCGGTGGGGTTGACCAATCAGCTGGTGCTATTGCCGCTGGTGGGGCTGGGTTTGGCGGTAGCGTTCGGATTGAGCGCAGAGATGGCGGTGGGGTTGATGATCATCGCGGCGTGTCCGGGAGGGGTGACGTCCAACCTCATTACGCATGTGTCGCGAGGGGATACGGCGTTGTCGATCACCCTGACGGCCATCAGCGGATTTGTGACCGTGGTGACGATTCCGCTGATCATTGTGTTTTCGCTGGGGTTCTTTATGGGGGAGGCGACGACGGTGCAGCTGCCGCTGGCCCAGACCATCGGGCAGATCGTGGGGATAACGGTGTTGCCGGTGAGTCTGGGGATGCTGTTGCGGTGGCGTAAGCCTGCGCTTGCAGATCGGTTGGAGCGACCGGCGCGGGTGGGGTCGGTGGTGGTGTTTGTGGTGCTACTGATCGGGATCATTGCGGCGAATATTGAGGTGTTGCGCAATCATTTTGGGGAGCTTGCGGCGGTGACGATCGGGTTGAACGTGGCGATGCTGCTCATCGGGTTCTGGTCGTCGAAGCTACTGAAGCTGGAGTTAGCGCAGGCGCTGGCGATCTCGATTGAGTCGGGGATGCAGAACGGGACGCTCGCGATTGTGATTGCGACCTCGATCTTGATGCAGGGGCAGATGGCGGTGCCCGGCGGGATTTATAGCCTGGTTATGTTTGCAACGGGCGGAGCGATGATGGCGTACTTCGGGCGGAAGGGGGCGGAGCTGGCGGCGGAAGATGAGGTGGTCGCGGTGGAAGCGGCCTGA
- the priA gene encoding replication restart helicase PriA, whose protein sequence is MNSPLYAQVALDVPLFTALSYRVPDHLRDDIALGQLVQVPFRNRSKTGLITALSRELDDPTLAPKIRDLYDLVDAEPLLSTNDLKFLSFVADYYLSPIGEVVRLAIPSAVRVEGIKHYRRLPDHQLPSADTPLPLDLAEALASLSSDDPSPVAALREAFPDLTYHRLSELERRGLVEVTYQESASLKPKTERYFKLLPRPKGTLTGRLGTNQLKILKLLDGMPSLSLPEIREHISSPYSSLSALEDRGLITSWEEEVYRDPFENAPVEAPPEFDLTQRQLHAVNAVADARHAGRFEGFVLHGVTGSGKTETYVRIIRDTLADGRRALVLLPEIALTPQFVGVFRSHFGERIAVLHSGLTPAQKFDQWRQIRRDEVDIVIGARSALFAPINNLGVIVVDEEHDSSFKQEEGTRYNARDMALVRAKLAGAQVILGSATPILESFHNAQLGRLTYLPMPERVAARAMPPVDIVDMRRGPHNPTAGPSNLLSARLLSELDNTLHDQKQAILFLNRRGFSPCVLCESCGHIFQCPNCDVSLTYHRRMEALRCHHCDYSLRMPESCPQCQHTGIERKGVGTEQLENHLHELYPRARVARLDRDTGAGPRLQQLLSSFRRREIDILVGTQMVTKGHDFPDVTLVGVVLADMSLNFPDFRAAERTFQLLTQVAGRAGRADSPGRVIIQTYTPDHYSLLTAQNHDFSTFATRELAQRQAMGYPPFGHLIALKFEGTNEGATVQATRNYATAARRLLRSDASFGDHIAMLGPAMAPIARINNRSRWQLLLKAPDRALLRRFAIRTLELAGHFEAGQPHHRNVRIIVDVDPLNML, encoded by the coding sequence ATGAACTCTCCCCTCTACGCCCAGGTCGCCCTCGACGTCCCCCTCTTCACCGCGCTCTCCTACCGCGTCCCCGACCACCTGCGCGACGACATCGCCCTGGGCCAGCTCGTCCAGGTCCCCTTCCGCAACCGCTCCAAGACGGGGCTCATCACAGCGCTCTCCCGGGAACTCGATGATCCCACCCTCGCCCCTAAAATCCGCGACCTCTACGACCTCGTCGACGCCGAGCCCCTCCTCTCGACCAACGACCTCAAATTCCTCTCTTTCGTCGCCGACTACTACCTCTCTCCGATAGGCGAGGTCGTCCGCCTGGCCATACCCTCCGCTGTGCGTGTCGAGGGCATCAAACACTACCGCCGCCTCCCCGACCACCAGCTCCCTTCTGCAGACACACCGCTGCCCCTCGACCTCGCAGAGGCCCTCGCCTCCCTGAGCTCCGATGACCCTTCCCCCGTCGCTGCTCTGCGCGAAGCGTTCCCAGACCTCACCTACCACCGACTCTCCGAGCTTGAGCGCCGCGGCCTGGTCGAAGTTACCTACCAGGAGAGCGCTTCTCTCAAACCCAAAACCGAGCGTTACTTCAAGCTCCTCCCCCGTCCTAAAGGCACTCTGACCGGACGCCTCGGCACCAACCAACTCAAAATCCTCAAACTTCTCGACGGCATGCCCTCCCTCTCACTCCCCGAGATCCGAGAGCACATCTCCAGCCCTTACTCCAGCCTCAGTGCCCTCGAAGACCGCGGCCTCATCACTTCCTGGGAAGAAGAGGTCTACCGCGACCCCTTCGAAAACGCCCCCGTCGAAGCCCCTCCCGAGTTCGACCTAACCCAACGCCAGCTCCACGCCGTCAACGCTGTCGCAGACGCCCGCCACGCCGGCCGTTTTGAAGGCTTCGTTCTCCACGGCGTCACCGGCAGCGGCAAGACCGAAACCTACGTCCGCATCATCCGCGACACCCTCGCCGACGGGCGGCGCGCACTCGTCCTCCTACCCGAGATCGCCCTCACCCCCCAGTTTGTTGGCGTCTTCCGCTCCCACTTTGGCGAACGCATCGCAGTCCTTCACTCCGGGCTTACCCCCGCCCAGAAGTTCGACCAGTGGCGCCAGATCCGCCGCGACGAAGTCGACATCGTCATCGGCGCCAGATCCGCTCTCTTCGCACCCATCAACAACCTCGGCGTCATCGTCGTCGATGAAGAACACGACTCCAGCTTCAAACAAGAAGAAGGCACCCGCTACAACGCCCGAGACATGGCCCTGGTCCGGGCAAAACTCGCCGGCGCCCAGGTCATCCTCGGCAGCGCCACCCCCATCCTCGAATCCTTTCACAACGCACAACTCGGCCGCCTTACCTACCTCCCCATGCCCGAGCGCGTCGCCGCCCGCGCCATGCCCCCCGTCGATATCGTCGACATGCGACGTGGCCCCCACAACCCCACCGCAGGCCCTTCCAACCTCCTCTCCGCGCGCCTGCTCTCCGAGCTCGACAACACCCTCCACGACCAGAAGCAGGCCATCCTCTTTCTCAACCGCCGCGGCTTCTCCCCCTGCGTCCTCTGCGAATCCTGCGGTCACATCTTCCAATGCCCCAACTGCGACGTCTCCCTGACCTACCACCGCCGCATGGAAGCCCTGCGCTGCCACCACTGCGACTACTCCCTGCGCATGCCCGAATCCTGCCCCCAATGCCAGCACACAGGCATCGAGCGCAAAGGCGTCGGCACCGAACAACTCGAAAACCACCTCCACGAACTCTACCCCCGCGCCCGCGTCGCCCGCCTTGATCGCGACACCGGCGCCGGCCCCCGCCTTCAACAGCTTCTCTCCAGCTTCCGCCGCCGTGAAATCGACATCCTCGTCGGCACACAAATGGTCACCAAAGGCCACGACTTCCCCGACGTTACCCTCGTCGGCGTCGTCCTGGCCGACATGAGCCTCAACTTCCCCGACTTTCGCGCCGCCGAACGCACCTTCCAACTCCTCACCCAGGTCGCCGGACGCGCCGGACGCGCCGACAGCCCCGGACGCGTCATCATTCAGACCTACACCCCCGACCATTACAGCCTCCTCACCGCGCAGAATCACGACTTCTCCACCTTCGCCACCCGGGAACTCGCCCAGCGCCAGGCCATGGGTTACCCCCCCTTCGGCCACCTTATCGCCCTCAAATTCGAAGGCACCAACGAAGGCGCCACCGTCCAGGCCACTCGCAACTACGCCACCGCCGCGCGCCGCCTCCTTCGCTCCGACGCGTCCTTCGGCGACCACATCGCCATGCTCGGCCCGGCTATGGCCCCCATCGCCCGCATCAACAACCGCTCGCGCTGGCAGCTCCTCCTCAAAGCGCCCGACCGCGCCCTCCTGCGACGCTTCGCCATTCGCACCCTCGAGTTGGCCGGACATTTCGAAGCCGGACAGCCCCACCACCGTAACGTCCGCATCATCGTCGACGTCGATCCCCTCAACATGCTCTAG
- a CDS encoding UTP--glucose-1-phosphate uridylyltransferase translates to MRAGVGGNDAMNDEDAMGTSVFGALTDGEVALLRAHGFDEEAFEWLRTRLRSGTWTERHNEVEGLVEAPAEGDVEGLPEEGSARERELRERGMEALRGGEVGALVLNGGMATRFGGGVKGCVEVLEGRSFLGMKFGDARAWGQVPVLLMNSFATDVLTKEHLAAEGYFGLDPEQVIPFTQYVSVRLLPDGEVFRAGEPGGTLYAPGHGDLPEALGRGALHAFRERGGRYLMMSNVDNVLADLDPVIVGMHVEAAEARGVEMSVEVVQKLEGDQGGMPARVDGALQILEAFRFPQGFDVDSIPVFNTNTFMFTAAALDRAFDLTWFLVRKQVEGRQVVQFERLAGELSAHLKTRFVEVARSGARSRFLPIKRREDLLDHRRFLAEVVGARGAE, encoded by the coding sequence ATGCGCGCGGGTGTGGGCGGCAATGATGCGATGAATGACGAGGACGCGATGGGAACGAGCGTGTTTGGCGCGCTGACGGATGGTGAAGTGGCGCTCTTGCGAGCGCACGGATTTGATGAAGAAGCTTTTGAGTGGTTGAGGACGCGGTTGCGCTCCGGGACGTGGACGGAGCGTCATAATGAGGTTGAGGGGCTGGTGGAGGCACCTGCCGAGGGAGATGTGGAGGGCTTGCCGGAGGAGGGGAGCGCGCGAGAGCGCGAACTTCGTGAGCGCGGTATGGAGGCGTTACGAGGCGGCGAGGTTGGCGCACTGGTGCTCAACGGGGGGATGGCCACGCGATTTGGCGGGGGCGTGAAAGGGTGCGTGGAGGTGCTGGAGGGGCGATCATTTCTGGGGATGAAGTTCGGCGATGCGCGGGCGTGGGGACAAGTGCCGGTGCTTTTGATGAATAGCTTTGCGACCGATGTTCTGACGAAGGAGCATCTGGCCGCTGAGGGGTACTTCGGGTTGGACCCGGAGCAGGTGATCCCGTTTACGCAATATGTGAGTGTGCGCTTGCTGCCGGATGGTGAGGTGTTTCGAGCCGGTGAGCCAGGAGGTACGCTGTATGCGCCGGGGCATGGGGATTTACCGGAGGCGCTGGGACGCGGTGCCTTGCATGCGTTTCGGGAGCGCGGCGGTCGCTATCTGATGATGTCGAATGTCGACAACGTGCTCGCCGATCTCGATCCGGTGATCGTGGGGATGCATGTGGAGGCGGCCGAGGCACGCGGCGTGGAGATGAGCGTGGAGGTCGTGCAGAAGTTGGAGGGCGACCAGGGGGGGATGCCAGCGCGGGTTGACGGGGCGTTGCAGATCCTGGAGGCGTTTCGTTTTCCGCAGGGCTTTGATGTCGATTCGATCCCGGTGTTTAACACCAATACGTTTATGTTCACGGCAGCGGCCCTGGATCGTGCATTTGATCTGACGTGGTTTCTGGTTCGCAAGCAGGTGGAGGGGCGGCAGGTGGTGCAGTTTGAGCGGCTGGCCGGGGAGTTGTCGGCTCATTTGAAGACGCGTTTTGTGGAGGTTGCGCGAAGCGGGGCGCGCTCGCGTTTCTTGCCGATCAAGCGTCGTGAGGATTTGCTGGACCATCGGCGCTTTCTGGCCGAGGTTGTTGGCGCTCGCGGGGCGGAGTGA
- a CDS encoding aminoglycoside N(3)-acetyltransferase codes for MSHADLIRRTHAPHTLATLTRELRALGISPGINLLVHCSMRRIGFIAGGAQTLLQALLDTIGPHGTLMVPTHTSLNTDPARWENPPVPAEWVQTLRDASPAFDPLRTPSHLMGQLAELLRTWPGSRRSPHPVGSFAALGPAASKLVDNHPLLNEFGESSPLARLYDLDGYILLLGVGHERNTSLHLAEHRADFPAKSTITEGCAMLVDGRRTWLTYPMLALDTDDFPALGRDFEASHSAPDVRLAKVGNATSRLIHQPTLVDFATNWMELHRHPDD; via the coding sequence ATGTCCCACGCCGACCTCATCCGCCGCACCCACGCCCCACACACCCTCGCCACCCTCACCCGCGAGCTTCGCGCGCTGGGCATCTCCCCCGGCATCAACCTCCTTGTTCACTGCTCCATGCGCCGCATCGGCTTCATCGCCGGCGGCGCCCAGACTTTGCTCCAGGCTCTCCTCGACACCATCGGCCCCCACGGCACCCTGATGGTCCCCACCCACACCTCCCTCAACACCGATCCAGCCCGCTGGGAAAACCCTCCCGTCCCCGCCGAATGGGTCCAAACCCTCCGCGACGCCTCCCCCGCTTTCGACCCCCTACGCACCCCCTCCCACCTCATGGGCCAACTTGCCGAACTCCTGCGCACCTGGCCCGGCTCCCGCCGCAGCCCACACCCTGTCGGCTCCTTCGCCGCCCTCGGACCCGCCGCCTCAAAGCTCGTCGACAACCACCCTCTCCTCAACGAATTCGGCGAATCCTCACCCCTGGCGCGCCTTTACGACCTCGACGGTTACATCCTCCTCCTCGGCGTCGGCCACGAGCGCAACACCTCACTTCACCTGGCCGAACACCGCGCCGACTTCCCCGCAAAATCCACCATCACCGAAGGCTGCGCCATGCTTGTCGACGGCCGGCGCACCTGGCTCACCTACCCCATGCTAGCCCTCGACACCGACGACTTCCCCGCGCTCGGCCGCGACTTTGAAGCCTCCCACTCCGCCCCCGACGTCCGCCTGGCGAAAGTCGGCAACGCCACCTCACGCCTCATTCACCAGCCCACCCTGGTCGACTTCGCCACCAACTGGATGGAGCTCCACCGCCACCCCGACGACTGA
- a CDS encoding quinone-dependent dihydroorotate dehydrogenase, which yields MYRALRGALFRLDPERVHYLAMGVLSAVMKPRVVRAPLGRALRVDDARLKQEVWGVAFETPVGLAAGFDKDARWVNALGALGFGHVEVGTVTALGQAGNPGPRLFRLSEDQALLNRMGFNNAGSEAVAGRLRGTRIEPVLGVNLGKSKVTALEDAAEDYATTLRRLHPFADYIVVNVSSPNTPGLRSLQGREPLEALLKRLKALNSALSKGSRRRPLLVKVSPDLGDEALDEVVEVVEGVGLDGIVATNTTVSRQGLRSAGVQAMGAGGVSGRPVKSRSVEVIGRIYARTEGRVPIVGVGGIFGAADALAAMEAGASLVQVWTGFVYEGPLMVRRMNQGLLRLMEARGYANVSEVVGAAHRR from the coding sequence ATGTATCGAGCGCTGCGCGGGGCGTTGTTCAGGCTGGATCCCGAGCGGGTCCACTACCTGGCAATGGGGGTGTTGTCGGCGGTAATGAAGCCGAGGGTCGTACGAGCGCCGCTGGGCCGGGCGCTGCGTGTGGACGATGCGCGCTTGAAGCAGGAGGTGTGGGGGGTGGCGTTTGAGACGCCGGTAGGCCTTGCGGCGGGGTTTGATAAGGATGCGCGCTGGGTCAACGCGCTGGGGGCGCTGGGGTTTGGGCATGTGGAAGTAGGTACGGTGACCGCGCTGGGGCAGGCCGGGAACCCCGGGCCACGTCTTTTTCGTCTGAGTGAGGATCAGGCGCTGCTGAATCGGATGGGGTTTAATAACGCGGGGAGTGAGGCGGTGGCGGGTCGCTTGAGGGGCACGAGGATCGAGCCCGTGCTGGGGGTGAATCTCGGGAAGTCGAAGGTGACAGCGCTGGAGGATGCGGCCGAGGACTACGCGACGACGCTGCGGCGTCTGCATCCTTTCGCAGATTATATCGTCGTTAACGTCAGTTCGCCGAATACCCCGGGGCTGCGGTCTTTGCAGGGACGGGAGCCGTTGGAGGCCTTGCTGAAGCGGTTGAAGGCGCTGAACTCAGCATTGAGCAAAGGAAGCCGTCGGCGGCCGCTGCTTGTGAAGGTGTCGCCAGACCTGGGGGATGAGGCTCTGGATGAGGTTGTGGAGGTTGTGGAGGGGGTGGGGCTGGACGGGATCGTGGCGACGAATACGACGGTGTCGCGCCAGGGGTTGAGGAGCGCGGGCGTGCAGGCGATGGGCGCAGGCGGGGTGTCCGGGAGGCCTGTGAAGTCGCGTAGTGTAGAGGTGATCGGCCGGATCTATGCGCGAACGGAGGGGCGTGTGCCGATCGTGGGTGTGGGTGGGATCTTCGGGGCGGCGGATGCATTGGCGGCGATGGAGGCTGGCGCGTCGCTTGTGCAGGTGTGGACGGGATTTGTGTATGAGGGGCCGCTGATGGTGCGGCGGATGAACCAGGGGCTGTTGAGGTTGATGGAGGCGCGGGGGTACGCGAATGTAAGTGAGGTAGTGGGGGCTGCGCATCGGCGGTGA